The Lycium barbarum isolate Lr01 chromosome 10, ASM1917538v2, whole genome shotgun sequence genome includes a region encoding these proteins:
- the LOC132613714 gene encoding uncharacterized protein LOC132613714, with the protein MEITMGIMMKSKRVANGKQEDILCIMQTWLHQIHITQLPRAMMHFDMFGEGDENIPANPASNGVITTAAVWAIIMFHHLDFIAIHHQDNGNGIQLFKPTENQDIDLPIFDWSFTICEDPKYIVICCCTCRN; encoded by the exons ATGGAGATTACA ATGGGTATTATGATGAAAAGCAAGAGAGTTGCCAACGGGAAGCAG GAGGACATTCTATGCATAATGCAGACGTGGcttcatcaaattcatataaCACAGCTACCAAGAGCGATGATGCATTTTGACATGTTTGGTGAAGGCGACGAAAATATTCCAGCTAATCCTGCCTCGAATGGAG TTATTACTACCGCAGCAGTTTGGGCTATTATTATGTTCCATCATCTGGACTTTATTGCCATACATCATCAGGACAATGGTAATGGCATTCAACTGTTTAAGCCGACAGAAAATCAGGATATAGATCTTCCTATTTTTGATTGGTCATTCACAATTTGTGAAGACCCGAAGTACATTGTGATCTGCTGCTGTACCTGTCGAAACTAG